A part of Terriglobus roseus genomic DNA contains:
- the pal gene encoding peptidoglycan-associated lipoprotein Pal, with translation MTRIMSVLLVASIASPLAFAQARPSGADWSAPRTTLSVGYANVRSNAPPSQCNCFGANGGYLSAAYSVLPWFRVAGEVTGSHANHIGSLGQDLTLITYTFGPQIVVPAGRFEFFGHGLFGAAQGSDSYFPSGNSVSSSATSFAISTGGGIDIGLTRHVGVRAAQVEYLKTSFPNAGNNKQNHTVFSTGLLFRFGSAYRDDSSRNDAYKVQRDMEKQAHDAKPEAPVVAAAPPPPPPPPATSTTIAAPASSGADFDQSVESAYFNYDSYELRPDALAAVLKNATYLKSHPDLDIVVAGYADERGTAEYNIALGQKRAQAVRDQLIADGVSPSKLDVVSYGKEKPSCSDDNEACFQKNRRASLENHSR, from the coding sequence ATGACTCGCATCATGTCTGTTCTTCTCGTTGCATCCATTGCATCTCCCCTGGCCTTTGCGCAAGCGCGCCCCAGTGGCGCTGATTGGTCTGCACCGCGCACCACATTGTCCGTTGGTTATGCCAACGTGCGTTCCAACGCACCCCCCAGCCAATGCAACTGTTTTGGCGCCAATGGCGGATATCTATCCGCTGCTTACTCTGTTTTGCCGTGGTTTCGTGTCGCTGGTGAAGTCACCGGAAGCCACGCGAATCACATCGGAAGCCTCGGTCAGGATCTGACGCTCATCACTTACACCTTCGGTCCGCAGATCGTTGTGCCCGCAGGTCGCTTTGAGTTCTTTGGTCACGGACTCTTCGGTGCTGCTCAAGGCAGCGATTCGTATTTCCCATCTGGTAATTCCGTCAGCAGCTCTGCCACCAGTTTTGCGATCAGCACTGGCGGTGGTATCGACATTGGTCTTACGCGTCACGTTGGTGTTCGCGCAGCCCAGGTGGAGTATCTGAAGACAAGCTTTCCAAATGCCGGAAACAACAAGCAGAACCACACGGTTTTCAGTACTGGCCTTCTGTTCCGGTTTGGCAGCGCATATCGTGACGATTCCTCACGTAACGATGCCTACAAGGTGCAGCGCGACATGGAGAAGCAAGCGCATGATGCCAAGCCAGAGGCTCCGGTCGTAGCTGCAGCGCCGCCACCACCTCCACCGCCGCCAGCAACTTCCACCACCATTGCAGCACCTGCGTCGTCCGGCGCGGATTTCGACCAAAGCGTAGAGAGTGCATATTTCAATTACGACAGTTACGAACTCCGTCCGGATGCTCTGGCTGCAGTACTGAAAAACGCCACGTATCTCAAGTCGCATCCTGATCTGGACATTGTTGTGGCCGGATATGCCGATGAGCGCGGCACGGCTGAATACAACATTGCGCTGGGGCAAAAACGTGCGCAGGCTGTGCGTGATCAACTCATCGCGGATGGTGTATCTCCCTCCAAGCTGGATGTTGTCAGCTATGGCAAAGAAAAACCGTCGTGCAGCGACGATAACGAGGCGTGTTTCCAAAAGAACCGTCGAGCCTCTCTCGAGAATCACTCTCGATGA
- a CDS encoding HD-GYP domain-containing protein gives MQLDTPNPAMQDEHRQAAVLKFPSRPAVFSELVAGLTDAFDLGSGEHSGHTLRTCVLGMNLGRNICPSQEWMNELYYALLLKDVGTTSNTVDICERMGMEEHLCRQALRVFDWTKITWPQIRFVFRHSFRDRSWPSRLKPIFRLLRNRRLVWQSARPRAVTSELIARKVARSEATIDAIRCVDERWDGSGGPAGLKKHEIPLMAQTCSIAQTLESLDTLLGRDEAVRIIEARSGTWFDPGLVALVIIMHEEGTLWNGADTPDLMREVISRDPDPDSIACDYDAFENICSAFADMIDAKSHYTFMHSQNVAMLTEAIARQMHLPEDQITSLRRAALLHDIGMLGISNAIMDKEGPLTQQQWSSVREHAQHSYNLLCKVRGFEDIARIARDHHERLDGSGYPQGLTAADIDLPTRILSVADVYDAICSPRPYRNNLEPDTVLRIMETLTPHLLDADCVAALKNILMQAKHFNIVP, from the coding sequence ATGCAGCTCGATACCCCCAATCCCGCCATGCAGGATGAGCACAGGCAAGCCGCCGTGCTCAAATTTCCGTCTAGGCCCGCAGTGTTCAGCGAACTCGTTGCGGGGCTTACTGATGCTTTCGATCTGGGCTCAGGCGAACACTCTGGGCACACACTACGAACCTGTGTTCTGGGTATGAACCTGGGACGAAATATCTGCCCCTCGCAGGAGTGGATGAACGAACTCTATTACGCCTTGCTTCTCAAAGATGTAGGGACCACGAGCAACACCGTCGACATCTGCGAACGAATGGGTATGGAGGAACACCTCTGCCGCCAGGCGCTACGCGTCTTCGATTGGACGAAGATCACATGGCCGCAGATACGCTTTGTCTTCCGTCACTCTTTCCGCGATCGGTCATGGCCATCCAGACTGAAACCTATATTTCGACTTCTGCGGAATCGACGTCTTGTATGGCAGTCCGCTCGCCCACGTGCGGTTACAAGCGAACTCATCGCACGTAAGGTCGCGCGTTCAGAAGCTACGATTGACGCCATCCGATGCGTGGATGAACGATGGGATGGTTCGGGAGGTCCTGCGGGACTGAAGAAACATGAGATCCCGTTGATGGCTCAGACGTGTTCCATTGCGCAGACGCTTGAATCGCTGGACACTCTCCTGGGGCGCGACGAAGCGGTCCGCATCATTGAAGCCCGCTCTGGCACCTGGTTTGATCCCGGGCTTGTGGCTCTCGTCATCATCATGCATGAGGAAGGCACCCTGTGGAACGGTGCAGATACTCCTGACCTTATGCGGGAAGTGATCTCGCGCGATCCGGATCCAGACAGTATTGCCTGCGACTACGACGCGTTTGAGAACATCTGCTCTGCGTTCGCAGACATGATCGACGCCAAGTCGCATTACACATTCATGCATTCGCAGAACGTCGCCATGCTCACAGAAGCGATCGCTCGACAGATGCATTTGCCCGAAGATCAGATCACATCTCTGCGTCGCGCGGCCCTGCTGCATGACATCGGCATGTTGGGAATCTCGAACGCCATCATGGATAAAGAAGGCCCGCTCACACAGCAGCAGTGGTCCTCAGTTCGCGAACATGCTCAGCACAGCTATAACCTCTTGTGCAAAGTGCGCGGCTTTGAAGACATTGCACGCATCGCACGCGATCATCATGAGCGTCTGGATGGCTCCGGTTATCCGCAGGGACTCACCGCAGCAGACATTGATCTGCCCACGCGCATCCTCAGCGTGGCCGACGTGTATGACGCCATCTGCTCGCCCCGTCCTTACCGAAACAATCTGGAGCCAGACACCGTGCTAAGGATCATGGAGACGCTAACGCCGCATCTGCTGGATGCCGACTGCGTCGCGGCTCTCAAGAACATCCTGATGCAGGCAAAGCATTTCAACATCGTGCCTTGA